A genomic segment from Candidatus Poribacteria bacterium encodes:
- a CDS encoding alcohol dehydrogenase catalytic domain-containing protein, producing the protein MRMKAAIYTGIEEIEVREVERDEPPPGFVLVDTKQTGICGSDLHSYFGNWGQSHEHAAGHETCGVVVALGDGVTKFDIGDRVAVECFSHCGTCTYCETGQYNLCLNRGGISPKMHGGFAEYTSTHQSGLFKLPERMTFEQGALVEPLAVSHRAIARSGANSRDTVAIIGGGTIGQFCLADAVAAGVKETLITVKYEQQAELAKALGADHIVNVGDTDVQEYVKDVTNGIGFDAVIETVGGAENFNIATTIVRKQGSVVLVAGYYKPLEVNLSTIVWSEASITGSNCYGYSGMETDFEAAIELIDSGKVDATKLVTHYYPLEEIREAFRVSADKTSGAIKVHVCQD; encoded by the coding sequence ATGAGAATGAAAGCCGCTATCTACACAGGCATTGAAGAAATTGAGGTTCGTGAGGTTGAACGTGATGAACCCCCTCCAGGGTTTGTCCTCGTTGATACAAAGCAGACCGGTATCTGCGGAAGCGATCTGCATAGTTATTTCGGGAATTGGGGGCAATCGCATGAGCACGCCGCCGGGCATGAAACGTGTGGTGTGGTCGTGGCACTCGGTGACGGTGTAACGAAGTTCGACATCGGGGATAGAGTCGCTGTAGAGTGTTTTTCGCACTGCGGTACCTGCACGTACTGCGAAACCGGGCAGTACAATCTTTGTCTCAATAGAGGCGGGATCTCTCCGAAGATGCACGGCGGGTTTGCTGAATACACGTCAACACACCAATCTGGGTTGTTTAAATTGCCGGAACGAATGACCTTTGAACAGGGCGCGCTCGTTGAACCACTCGCTGTCTCACACCGTGCGATAGCGCGCTCGGGTGCCAATTCCCGGGACACCGTCGCGATTATCGGTGGTGGGACTATCGGTCAATTCTGCTTAGCGGATGCGGTTGCTGCGGGTGTTAAAGAGACGTTGATTACCGTCAAATACGAACAACAGGCAGAGTTGGCAAAAGCACTTGGGGCAGATCACATCGTCAATGTTGGAGACACCGATGTGCAAGAATACGTCAAGGATGTCACAAATGGCATCGGTTTTGATGCGGTCATCGAAACGGTAGGTGGTGCGGAAAACTTCAACATTGCCACAACGATTGTTCGGAAGCAAGGGTCAGTCGTTCTCGTCGCGGGGTACTACAAACCGCTTGAGGTGAATCTCTCCACTATCGTTTGGTCCGAGGCATCCATTACGGGTTCTAACTGCTACGGTTATAGCGGCATGGAGACCGACTTTGAAGCGGCAATTGAGTTGATAGATTCCGGCAAGGTCGATGCCACGAAATTGGTGACGCACTACTATCCGCTTGAGGAAATCCGAGAGGCATTCCGCGTATCTGCTGATAAGACCTCTGGCGCGATTAAAGTCCATGTCTGTCAAGATTAA
- a CDS encoding long-chain fatty acid--CoA ligase, which yields MHGLMMNYPLTLAQILEHAHRIHGDKRITTRLSHQMFHRYSYTALYERVKQLANAITQLGIVQPGDRVATYASNTYQHLELYYAIPCLGAVLHPLNVRLSAAQLAHITHEAEDKVIFVDGAFAGQFEELRNEIKCEQVVYFNQMPTPSAVFYEQFLSEADPAYTWDIPDENWAMGLCYTSGTQGEPRGVLYTHRSMFLHTLAVNQADVFGLTEADVVLPLVPMFHAMAWGLPYASMFAGADLVLPGPTSLCLADLIAKTGVTVAAGVPTVWAAAYPEFRKRRRDIYSLRRLIVGGEAMPPTLIEAYEKELGIEICHAWGMTEMSPTGTFSKLRRRHQNLSDAEKWRVKAKQGRPVPGVELRIVAETSNQLTELPWDGKTAGELQVRSPWTASTYYGSKPTDEHFTPDGWLRTGDIATIDAQGYMQIVDRAKALIRSGGESISSVALETALLKHPYVLDAAVIGMPNEKWGERPLAVVALTPVSAVSNRTDADIALTPVGAVSNCTDADIALTPVGAVSNRTDADISNTLKQHLALEFPKFWIPDHFVFVDEIPKTGVGKSDKQTLRKRLLSAETKEKLP from the coding sequence ATGCACGGCTTGATGATGAACTATCCATTGACGCTTGCGCAGATTTTGGAGCATGCACATCGTATACACGGCGATAAACGGATCACCACGCGCCTGTCCCATCAGATGTTCCATCGTTATAGTTATACTGCATTATACGAGCGTGTGAAGCAATTAGCAAACGCTATCACGCAATTGGGCATCGTGCAGCCGGGCGATAGGGTAGCAACCTATGCATCCAATACGTATCAACATCTGGAACTTTACTATGCGATTCCGTGCCTTGGTGCCGTGCTGCATCCGCTCAATGTTCGCCTCTCCGCTGCACAATTGGCTCACATTACGCATGAAGCAGAAGACAAAGTCATTTTTGTAGATGGAGCGTTTGCTGGGCAGTTTGAGGAACTACGGAATGAGATTAAATGTGAACAGGTTGTCTATTTTAATCAGATGCCTACACCTTCCGCTGTCTTTTATGAGCAGTTCCTCTCTGAAGCCGACCCAGCGTATACATGGGATATTCCAGACGAAAACTGGGCGATGGGTCTCTGCTATACCAGCGGAACGCAAGGCGAGCCGCGGGGTGTTCTCTACACGCACCGCTCCATGTTCCTTCACACGCTCGCTGTAAATCAAGCCGATGTCTTTGGACTGACCGAGGCAGACGTTGTTCTGCCGCTTGTCCCAATGTTCCATGCGATGGCGTGGGGACTGCCTTACGCCAGCATGTTTGCCGGGGCGGATCTCGTACTACCCGGTCCTACATCTCTTTGCCTCGCTGACCTCATTGCAAAAACAGGTGTCACCGTCGCTGCAGGCGTGCCAACGGTATGGGCGGCGGCTTATCCCGAATTCCGCAAAAGGCGGCGAGACATATATTCATTGAGGCGATTGATAGTTGGCGGCGAAGCGATGCCGCCGACACTCATTGAGGCTTACGAAAAGGAACTTGGGATTGAGATTTGTCACGCGTGGGGAATGACAGAGATGTCCCCGACTGGTACCTTCTCAAAACTGCGTAGGCGGCATCAAAATTTGTCCGATGCTGAAAAATGGCGGGTTAAAGCGAAACAGGGTAGACCGGTCCCAGGCGTTGAACTTCGCATTGTAGCTGAAACATCTAACCAACTCACCGAACTCCCTTGGGATGGTAAAACAGCTGGAGAACTACAAGTACGGAGTCCGTGGACAGCAAGCACCTACTATGGGAGTAAACCGACAGACGAACACTTCACCCCCGATGGATGGTTAAGGACTGGTGATATTGCGACGATTGACGCGCAAGGCTACATGCAGATTGTGGACCGCGCGAAGGCACTCATCCGAAGCGGTGGAGAATCTATTTCAAGTGTTGCCTTGGAGACTGCCCTCCTGAAACATCCTTATGTCCTTGACGCAGCGGTTATCGGGATGCCTAACGAAAAGTGGGGTGAACGTCCACTCGCTGTCGTCGCCCTTACCCCGGTAAGTGCGGTTTCTAACCGCACCGATGCGGACATTGCCCTTACCCCGGTAGGTGCGGTTTCTAACTGCACCGATGCGGACATTGCCCTTACCCCGGTAGGTGCGGTTTCTAACCGCACCGATGCGGACATCTCAAACACCCTCAAGCAGCATCTCGCCCTTGAGTTCCCGAAGTTCTGGATCCCTGACCACTTTGTCTTTGTTGATGAAATCCCAAAAACGGGTGTCGGAAAATCTGATAAGCAAACACTCCGTAAACGACTGCTAAGTGCAGAAACAAAGGAGAAACTGCCATGA